From the genome of Monomorium pharaonis isolate MP-MQ-018 chromosome 2, ASM1337386v2, whole genome shotgun sequence, one region includes:
- the LOC105832108 gene encoding probable ubiquitin carboxyl-terminal hydrolase FAF-X isoform X1 has protein sequence MTIATRGQGVGIDPPDSQQNTQMHSPPGPQQLADTMSGLQLTENVVQTECNNDAIATVEDSNQLHEEPEFPIFKLNMLHEKISSPRWVVPVLPEQELECLLKASIELCKKGIDVQSEACQRFFREGLTISFTKILTDDAVNSWKLNIHNCININCAHLVELCVLKLDEDWFPLLDLLAMVFNPSNKFHTVNAIRVSETVPPGSDIPDEELYARPPSDSRAPRGWLVDLINRFGSLNGFEILLSRFQSGRNLTVPVIYALIRPFGLCYELLTVHTIVKYLMPIVEMVPLILNNLTDDELKKEAKNESKNDAISAIIKAAKCLVSRVPHQEEMIKTLEILRLKMILRLLQISSFNGKMNALNEVNKVISSVSYHQHRNTIAEEEEWLTAERMAKWIKDNGVLEIVLRDSLHQPQYVEKLEKILRFIIKERALTLEDLDAVWAAQAGKHEAIVKNVHDLLAKLAWDFSPEQLDHLFECFQTSWRTANKKQREKLLELIRRLAEDDKDGVMAHKVLTLFWTLAHSDEVPTEIMDQALNAHVKILDYSCSQERDAQKAIWVDKCVEELKNGDKWALPALKQIREICCLYEPNPNLGHSQRSHHLHYRQEVIERLQSEHSVVILVTNSLTNYMDKVRQLVKENPDIDANTFMPDCRYNHIVQVQERLNFLRFLLKDGQLWLCADQAEQIWQCLAEQGVFVSDREACFKWFSKLMGDEPDLDPAINKDFFQNNILQLDPTLLTESGIKCYERFFKAVNSKEGKLKLKRRTYLMDDVDLIGTDYLWRVVTNSPEEIANRGIELLKEVNTNLGPRLQSSVLAFHETYIAECMDRLKAHYDTVTVLSRVYLDGKEEREEQMTNKIKMEAIKMCRVMKVLQEYINECDTAFPGERKILPLHRAARGKHLSLVIRFASPGRNVDDIDIFTHSNDTLASLRRQILRRIKASGTNVKLDLFINGESLEQSDDRKLLSQIPLRDKMLLSAKLSQVNSNMPSSPDSSSDSSTSSPHHPYDGPNVEAENSLPGVVMSQRSQYATFFFQLADLGCTLQHSQLRDGARNLLQLVPPDTFTVTRLQWLFGHYKDDEALQNPSQYHCNETNTTVDSLFFTASPSQVLYNLEVLYTLLMPALDPMSERAFEFQYNFIKSGEAGVILDMLTKNKFLPNADETTKRSAYLTVLRLCKLLLTVMGNVMACVMDEVQQTGTSENHDNHVNNRGRVTVLKQALQSVPNQSTEYMLRSVAAKLAQHLAHRMLSGGPEADRCRQLFVQALSWELPDVATIRAIIRLAWAASTGNLNNINASNEALHSMHETNQKEQRNPDNNDVLVCKEALEVLTIALVLNPSALETLSRDKIWHTFLIDLVLLSTSKAIRIAAGEQFFLISTWCSGGHQTLLVTITLLFTVLNSTVMENARQSHEYFQLLCRLLNFAHMSGCPLTTAETLLNVEIAWLKKVRDNVKETGESQVDEALLEGHLGLTKELLAFLPSNQKYEIGSDEKYGVNLIKELVEDFVFPASRLMLQLRSTGELSASQACPVCTTPQSTSAAFDLLVGLCVGCVPNMKLLVTMLTDMFYSEKDEPLVEWDYLPPVGLRPLKGFVGLKNAGATCYMNSVLQQLYMVESIRVGLLAAEGAATDLNEDFSGEERIEGEQTIETNDNDTNEEKCGADESRKEYNIGILKQVQAIFGHLAYSKLQYYIPRGLWKHFKLQGEPVNLREQQDAVEFFMSLVESLDEALKALGHEQIMGKILGGSYSDQKICKGCPHRYSKEEPFSVISVDIRNHSNLLDSLEQYVKGELLEGADAYHCDKCNKKVVTVKRLCVKKLPPILAIQLKRFEYDFERVCAIKFNDYFEFPRDLDMEPYTVSGLAKLEGEVIDCDYEEAIKGTCTKYQLTGIVVHSGQASGGHYYSYILHRLNDGTARWYKFDDGDVTECKMEEEEEMKSQCFGGDYLGEVFDHMLKRMSYRKQKRWWNAYMLFYTRLDVEENSLMKSVNELSLYTKLGVMKMPSAIEYSVRKQNIKFMHNRNQFSAEYFQFIKKLVSCNPHNINRQNPNEKLNPEVEELAMLSIQLASRFLFYTGFHTKKTLRGTATDWYDIVCHHLRSSKSVRSWFANEVLFNHPHRFCEYLLSCPSTEVRTAFLKILVFLAHVSLQDGPCAPPSLNAPSILLDPVATLSDHLLHAVLSLLHREISDHGRHLPHYFSLFHAYASLGLAEKAQLLKLNVPVTFMLVAIDEGPGPTIKYQYPELTKLHQVVSMLIRCCDVSSKVHSSQTPRAEPLPNPYGDPACQSEYLMPIQAQAAEILFIRTSYIKKLIEDANVTEDTVKLLQYCCWENPHLSRTVLSELLWQIGFAYTHELRHHTDLLLAILLMEDSWQTHRVHNALKGVPDEREGLFETIQRSKNHYQKRAYQCIKCMVQLFSKCRPAHQLLHHSPELKRKWSHAIDWLHDELDKRPYTSTAPYTHAYNNWSPPTQSNDSANGYVLERSNSARKTLERACELCPDEEPEVEDTSEDCAEEAEKYQHTFKYQSANPSIPSKFHPITIQASSARTKRRNNRALGWASMDYPDFTVIQQMQEEQQPQPGPSPVHTPHLALQMHNPQNCESSQNTSQDP, from the exons ATGACGATTGCCACTAGGGGCCAGGGAGTTGGCATAGACCCTCCCGACAGCCAGCAAAACACACAG ATGCACAGTCCACCAGGTCCACAACAATTGGCTGACACAATGTCGGGACTCCAACTCACCGAGAACGTGGTACAAACAGAATGCAACAATGATGCTATCGCTACGGTAGAAGATAGCAACCAGCTTCATGAAGAGCCTGAGTTTCCTATTTTCAAACTTAATATGCTTCATGAGAAGATATCTAGTCCACGATGGGTTGTACCAGTTCTACCCGAACAAGAATTAGAGTGCCTGTTAAAAGCCAGTATCGAACTTTGTAAAAAAg GAATTGATGTACAAAGTGAAGCGTGTCAGCGCTTTTTTCGAGAAGGTCTTACAATCTCATTTACCAAGATATTAACGGACGATGCGGTAAACAGTTGGAAATTGAATATTCACAATTGTATCAATATTAACTGTGCACATTTGGTGGAGCTATGTGTCCTGAAATTAGACGAGGATTGGTTTCCTCTTCTTGATTTGCTGGCCATGGTTTTTAATCCTAGTAATAA GTTTCACACAGTAAATGCAATAAGAGTTTCAGAAACTGTTCCTCCTGGTAGTGATATTCCTGATGAGGAACTTTACGCTCGGCCACCATCTGATTCGCGAGCACCTCGTGGTTGGCTAGTAGATCTTATAAACAG ATTTGGGAGTCTCAAtggatttgaaattttgcttTCGAGATTTCAGAGTGGACGTAATTTAACAGTACCAGTTATTTATGCTTTAATCAGACCCTTTGGCTTGTGTTACGAGCTGTTAACTGTTCACACAATAGTTAAATATCTGATGCCTATTGTT GAAATGGTACCTCTTATTTTGAATAACTTAACCGACGATGAATTGAAGAAAGAGGCAAAAAATGAATCAAAAAACGATGCAATATCAGCCATAATCAAAGCTGCTAAATGCTTGGTGTCGCGTGTACCTCATCAGGAAGAGATGATAAAGACCTTGGAAATATTGAGACTGAAAATGATATTGAGACTCTTGCAAATTTCTTCATTCAATGGAAAGATGAATGCTTTGaatgaagttaataaagtaatatctaGCGTTAGTTATCACCAACATCGTAACACTATAGCAGAGGAGGAAGAGTGGCTTACAGCAGAGCGTATGGCG AAATGGATTAAAGACAATGGGGTATTGGAAATCGTACTGAGGGATTCATTGCATCAGCCGCAGTATGTAGAGAAGCTGGAGAAAATTTTAcgctttattataaaagaacgTGCACTTACACTAGAAGATTTAGATGCTGTTTGGGCTGCACAGGCTGGTAAACACGAAGCAATTGTGAAAAACGTTCACGACTTATTAGCTAAATTAGCTTGGGATTTTAGTCCTGAACAACTTGATCATTTATTTGAATGTTTTCAG ACAAGTTGGAGGACTGCCAACAAGAAGCAACGAGAAAAGCTACTAGAATTAATTAGGAGACTCGCGGAAGATGATAAAGATGGTGTTATGGCACACAAG GTGTTAACACTCTTTTGGACTTTGGCACATTCTGATGAAGTCCCGACAGAGATCATGGATCAGGCACTGAACGCTCATGTAAAAATTCTTGATTACTCATGCTCGCAAGAGAGAGATGCCCAAAAGGCAATCTGGGTAGACAAGTGTGTTGAAGAGTTGAAAAATGGTGACAAGTGGGCTCTTCCTGCGTTGAAGCAAATTCGGGAAATATGTTGCCTTTATGAACCAAATCCCAACCTAGGTCATAGTCAGCGTAGCCATCATTTGCATTACAG GCAAGAAGTAATAGAGCGTTTACAAAGTGAACATTCAGTAGTAATTCTTGTAACAAATAGCTTAACAAATTATATGGATAAAGTGCGGCAGTTGGTGAAAGAAAATCCTGATATCGACGCAAATACTTTTATGCCTGATTGTCGATATAATCATATTGTGCAAGTACAAGAAAGATTGAATTTCTTGCGTTTCTTATTAAAA gatGGACAATTATGGCTATGCGCTGATCAAGCGGAACAAATCTGGCAATGTTTAGCTGAACAAGGTGTATTTGTTTCGGATCGTGAGGCATGCTTTAAATGGTTTTCTAAACTTATGGGAGACGAACCGGATTTAGACCCAGCAATAAACaaggatttttttcaaaataatatactgcAATTAGACCCAACATTGCTTACAGAAAGCGGTATTAAATGTtatgaaagattttttaaagctGTTAATTCTAAGGAAGGAAAATTGAAACTGAAACGTAGAACATATCTCATGGATGATGTGGATTTAATTGGAACTGATTATTTATGGAGG GTAGTGACAAACAGCCCAGAAGAAATTGCAAATAGAGGCATCGAACTCTTGAAGGAGGTGAACACTAATTTAGGACCGCGGTTGCAGTCGTCCGTTTTGGCATTTCATGAAACGTATATAGCGGAATGTATGGATCGATTGAAGGCTCATTATGATACTGTAACTGTTTTGAGCAGAGTGTATTTGGACGGAAAGGAAGAGCGTGAAGAACAAATgacaaataagattaaaatggAAGCCATAAAGATGTGTCGCGTTATGAAAGTTTTACAGGAATACATAAATGAGTGCGACACAGCCTTTCCAGGGGAACGAAAAATATTACCATTGCATAG AGCAGCACGTGGCAAGCATCTATCACTTGTTATCCGTTTTGCGAGTCCTGGTCGAAACGTTGACGACATAGATATCTTTACACATAGTAATGATACTTTAGCTTCATTGAGACGTCAAATATTACGCAGGATTAAGGCAAGCGGGACAAATGTGAaacttgatttatttattaatggaGAATCGCTGGAACAATCCGATGATAGGAAACTCCTTTCTCAGATTCCACTAAGAGACAAAATG ttattGTCTGCAAAGCTCAGTCAAGTAAATAGCAATATGCCAAGCTCACCGGACAGTAGCTCTGATAGCTCTACTAGTTCTCCACATCATCCATACGATGGACCGAATGTAGAGGCAGAGAATAGTTTACCTGGTGTG GTAATGTCGCAAAGATCGCAGTACGcgacatttttctttcaattagcAGATCTTGGCTGTACTCTTCAGCATTCGCAGTTGCGTGATGGTGCACGAAATCTTTTGCAATTAGTGCCGCCAGATACCTTTACTGTAACAAGATTACAGTGGCTATTTGGTCATTACAAAGATGATGAAGCTTTACAGAATCCTTCTCAATATCATTGTAACGAGACGAATACAACAGTAGattctctattttttactGCAAGTCCTAGCCaagttttatacaatttagaG GTGTTATACACTTTGTTAATGCCTGCTCTCGATCCTATGTCGGAGAGAGCATTtgaatttcaatataatttcataaaaagtgGCGAAGCGGGTGTTATTCTCGATATGCTAAccaaaaataagtttttaccAAATGCGGACGAAACTACGAAAAGGTCTGCGTATCTAACTGTGCTGAGACTGTGCAAGCTTCTTCTGACAGTGATGGGTAACGTGATGGCATGCGTAATGGACGAGGTTCAACAAACTGGGACTTCGGAAAATCACGACAATCACGTTAATAACCGCGGTCGGGTGACGGTGTTGAAACAGGCTCTCCAAAGTGTACCGAATCAAAGTACCGAGTATATGTTGAGAAGTGTCGCAGCCAAATTGGCACAGCATCTGGCGCATCGAATGCTATCCGGCGGGCCCGAGGCTGATCGATGTCGGCAGCTCTTTGTGCAGGCCCTTTCATGGGAATTACCGGATGTGGCTACTATACGTGCCATAATTAGACTAGCGTGGGCCGCATCTACGGGTAACTTGAACAACATTAACGCATCGAACGAGGCGCTTCACTCGATGCATGAAACCAACCAAAAAGAACAAAGAAATCCTGATAATAACGATGTCCTCGTGTGCAAGGAAGCACTCGAGGTGTTGACAATCGCCCTCGTGTTGAATCCGTCAGCATTGGAAACGTTGTCGAGGGATAAGATATGGCATACCTTTTTGATAGACCTTGTGCTACTTAGTACATCGAAAGCCATTAGGATCGCCGCTGgcgaacaattttttctcatatcAACATGGTGCAGCGGCGGACACCAAACGCTACTGGTCACCATAACTCTTCTCTTCACCGTATTAAACAGTACGGTTATGGAGAACGCTAGACAGAGTCACGAATACTTTCAGCTTTTGTGTCGATTGTTGAACTTCGCGCATATGTCAGGTTGCCCCCTCACGACCGCAGAGACGCTGTTAAATGTTGAGATAGCCTGGTTGAAAAAAGTTCGCGATAACGTGAAGGAGACCGGAGAGAGTCAGGTGGATGAAGCTTTGCTTGAGGGTCACCTCGGTCTGACGAAGGAGCTTCTGGCCTTTCTGCCATCGAaccaaaaatatgaaattggTTCCGATGAGAAGTACGGAGTTAACTTGATCAAGGAACTGGTCGAGGACTTTGTGTTCCCGGCGTCTCGCCTAATGCTGCAGCTCCGTAGTACTGGCGAACTCAGCGCCTCACAAGCATGCCCGGTGTGTACTACTCCTCAATCGACCAGCGCCGCGTTCGACTTACTTGTAGGTCTTTGCGTAGGCTGTGTACCCAACATGAAACTTCTAGTCACAATGCTCACCGACATGTTCTACTCCGAAAAGGACGAACCGTTAGTGGAGTGGGATTATTTACCGCCTGTGGGTCTTAGACCACTTAAAGGCTTCGTAGGCTTGAAGAATGCAGGAGCAACCTGCTATATGAATTCAGTATTACAGCAGTTGTACATGGTGGAAAGCATTAGGGTTGGGCTTTTGGCGGCGGAAGGTGCGGCGACAGATCTGAACGAGGATTTCTCGGGCGAGGAGAGGATCGAGGGGGAGCAGACAATTGAAACGAATGACAATGATACAAACGAGGAGAAGTGCGGCGCTGATGAGTCCAGGAAGGAATATAACATCGGTATTTTGAAACAAGTGCAAGCAATATTTGGTCATCTGGCTTACagcaaattacaatattatatacctAGGGGACTATGGAAGCACTTTAA gCTTCAAGGAGAACCTGTAAATCTTAGAGAGCAACAAGATGCAGTAGAATTTTTCATGAGTTTGGTGGAGAGCCTAGATGAGGCATTGAAAGCCTTAGGACATGAGCAGATAATGGGCAAGATTCTTGGTGGCTCATACAGTGACCAAAAAATCTGCAAAGGTTGCCCTCATAG ATATTCCAAAGAGGAGCCGTTCAGTGTGATAAGCGTGGATATACGGAATCACAGTAATTTATTGGATTCTCTCGAGCAATATGTAAAGGGAGAACTGCTGGAAGGTGCAGATGCCTATCATTGTGATAAGTGCAACAAAAAG GTCGTAACGGTAAAGAGATTGTGCGTAAAAAAGCTGCCGCCTATTTTAGCAATTCAATTGAAAAGATTTGAGTATGACTTCGAGCGTGTATGTGCTATAAAGTTCAACGATTATTTTGAGTTTCCACGAGATCTAGATATGGAGCCGTACACTGTCTCTGGTTTAGCTAAATTAGAAGGAGAAGTCATAGACTGCGATTATGAGGAAGCTATAAAAGGAACATGTACGAAGTATCAATTGACTGGTATTGTCGTTCATAGTGGTCAGGCTAGCGGTGGTCATTACTATTCCTACATTTTGCACag ACTAAACGATGGTACGGCAAGGTGGTATAAGTTTGATGATGGCGATGTAACGGAATGCAAaatggaggaggaggaagaaatgAAATCTCAATGCTTTGGCGGTGATTATTTAGGGGAGGTATTTGATCATATGCTCAAGCGGATGAGTTACCGCAAACAAAAGCGATGGTGGAACgcatatatgttattttatacaagacTAGATGTAGAAGAAAATTCTCTAATGAAGAGTGTAAATGAATTGTCATTGT ATACGAAACTAGGAGTTATGAAAATGCCGTCAGCGATAGAGTACAGTGTGCgaaagcaaaatataaaatttatgcacaACCGAAATCAATTTAGTGCCGAATACTTCCagtttattaagaaattggtGTCTTGCAATCCTCATAATATCAACCGTCAAAATCCAAACGAGAAACTC AACCCGGAAGTGGAAGAACTTGCGATGCTGTCGATTCAGTTGGCATCAAGATTTCTCTTTTATACAGGCTTTCATACTAAGAAAACATTACGTGGCACGGCAACAGATTGGTACGATATCGTGTGCCATCATTTGCGTAGTAGTAAATCAGTACGGTCTTGGTTCGCCAATGAAGTACTGTTCAATCATCCACATAG ATTTTGTGAATACCTTTTGAGTTGCCCTAGTACAGAGGTGCGCACTgcttttctcaaaattttggTATTTCTTGCACACGTTTCTCTGCAAGATGGTCCATGCGCTCCGCCCAGTTTAAATGCACCAA gtATACTTTTAGATCCAGTTGCGACACTCAGCGATCATTTATTACACGCGGTGCTGTCGCTGCTGCACCGTGAGATTTCGGATCACGGTCGTCATCTTCCTCAttacttttctctctttcacgcGTACGCCTCGCTTGGTCTTGCCGAAAAGGCGCAACTGCTTAag CTAAATGTACCAGTTACGTTTATGTTAGTTGCTATCGATGAAGGTCCAGGTCCTACTATAAAATATCAGTATCCAGAGCTGACTAAACTTCACCAGGTAGTTAGCATGCTAATACGATGCTGCGATGTGTCGTCAAAAGTACACTCGAGTCAGACACCCCGTGCAGAACCTTTACCAAATCCGTACGGAGATCCCGCATGTCAATCAGAATATCTTATGCCCATCCAAGCTCAAGCAGcggaaatattgtttattcgTACCAG ttacattaaaaaattaatcgaagaCGCTAATGTGACTGAAGACACGGTTAAGTTGTTGCAATACTGTTGTTGGGAAAATCCACACTTGTCGCGAACAGTGCTTAGTGAGCTGTTGTGGCAGATAGGATTTGCTTACACCCACGAGTTAAGGCATCACACGGATCTGCTGCTTGCGATACTGTTGATGGAGGATTCGTGGCAGACGCATCGTGTGCATAATGCACTTAAAG GAGTTCCTGACGAGCGAGAAGGTTTATTCGAAACAATACAAAGAAGTAAAAATCATTATCAGAAAAGAGCGTATCAGTGTATCAAATGTATGGTGCAGCTCTTTAGTAAATGTAGACCAGCGCATCAGCTTTTGCATCACAGCCCCGAGTTGAAAAGAAAATGGAGTCACGCCATAGATTGGCTTCACGACGAACTTGACAAA AGACCATATACTTCTACGGCGCCTTATACACACGCGTATAACAATTGGTCACCACCAACACAGTCCAATGATTCTGCAAACGGCTATGTTTTGGAACGTAGCAATAGCGCGAGAAAAACACTGGAGCGTGCATGTGAGCTGTGTCCTGATGAAGAACCGGAAGTCGAGGACACGAGCGAAGATTGCGCGGAAGAAGCCGAGAAATATCAACATACGTTTAAATATCAATCTGCCAATCCATCAATACCATCCAAATTTCATCCTATAACTATTCAAGCATCATCAGCAAGAACTAAGAGGCGTAATAACAGAGCTTTAGGATGGGCGTCTATGGA ttatccCGACTTTACCGTGATCCAACAAATGCAAGAAGAGCAACAGCCTCAACCAGGACCTTCTCCAGTACATACACCCCACTTAGCGCTTCAAATGCATAATCCACAAAACTGTGAGTCGTCACAAAATACCAGCCAGGATCCATAA